A genomic region of Paroedura picta isolate Pp20150507F chromosome 4, Ppicta_v3.0, whole genome shotgun sequence contains the following coding sequences:
- the PDC gene encoding phosducin produces MEEQRGHSLEDEFEATEATHTGPKGVINDWRKFKLESEDKNTLPLNKKEILIRQMSSPHRFNDKSENRDRLIRKMSMQEYELINGEKEDATCLRKYQKRCMLDMHQKLSFGPRYGYLSELQSGEQFLETVEKERKTTTIVVHIYEDGIKGCDLLNSSLTCLAAEYCMVRFCKIKASNTGAGDRFSSDVLPTLLVYRGGELVSNFLSVTEQFSKEFFAGDVETFLKEYGLLPQKEIPALGNGNIEEKELE; encoded by the exons ATGGAAGAACAAAGAGGCCACAGTTTGGAAGATGAATTTGAAGCAACTGAGGCTACGCATACAG GACCTAAAGGAGTGATCAATGACTGGAGAAAGTTTAAATTAGAAAGCGAAGATAAAAACACCCTGCCTTTGAACAAGAAAGAGATTCTTATCAGGCAAATGTCTTCACCCCACCGCTTTAACGACAAAAGTGAAAACAGAGACAGATTGATTCGGAAG ATGAGCATGCAGGAGTATGAGCTAATTAATGGTGAAAAGGAAGATGCGACTTGTCTACGGAAATACCAGAAACGCTGTATGCTGGACATGCACCAGAAGTTGAGTTTCGGGCCTAGGTATGGCTACCTTTCAGAGCTGCAGAGTGGGGAGCAGTTCTTGGAGACCGTTGAGAAGGAGAGGAAAACCACTACCATCGTCGTCCACATTTATGAAGATGGGATCAAGGGCTGCGATTTGCTCAACAGCAGTTTGACCTGTCTGGCTGCCGAATATTGCATGGTGAGATTCTGCAAGATCAAGGCCTCGAACACAGGGGCTGGAGACCGTTTCTCTTCCGATGTTCTCCCGACGCTTCTTGTCTACAGAGGCGGGGAGCTCGTAAGCAATTTCTTAAGTGTGACCGAACAGTTCAGTAAGGAGTTCTTTGCTGGGGACGTGGAGACGTTCTTGAAGGAGTATGGGTTGCTACCCCAGAAGGAAATTCCAGCACTTGGGAATGGCAACATAGAGGAGAAAGAGCTCGAATAG